AAACTCCATAGACGAGGCAAGAGAAGGCTACGGAAATTTTATCGAAGTTAAAAAATATCTTGACAATTCAATAGAAGTTACCGACTACGGCAGAGGTATCCCCGTTGACTACAACCCGAAAGAGGGTATGTTTAACTGGGAGCTTGTTTTCTGCGAGCTTTACGCAGGCGGTAAATATAAAACCAATTCGGGCGAAAACTACGAATACAGCCTCGGCACAAACGGACTCGGCGCGTGCGCAACGCAGTATTCATCGGAATATATGGACGTTACCGTTTACCGCGACGGATACAAATATGATTTGCATTTTGAAAAAGGCGTTAACATAGGCGGGCTTAAAAAAGAAGAATACAACTATAAGCACACGCGCACGCAGATCAGATGGCGTCCCGACCTTGAAGTTTTCACCGACATAAACATTCCCGAAGAATATTTTCACGATATTATGAAAAAACAGGCTATTGTAAACAAAGGCTTAAAGCTTGTTTTTAAATGCGAGAAAGAACCGAGAAAATTTGAGGAAACGGAATATATTTACAACAACGGCATTGTCGATTATGTAAACGAAATTGCTGCCGGAGAAGCATTCACCGATGTGAAATATCTTGAATGTGAGCGCAGAGGACGCGACCGCGCCGACAGAGATGACTACAACGTTAAAATGTCGTTTGCATTCTGTTTTTCAAACAAAACAAATCTTTTGGAATATTATCACAATTCAAGCTTTCTCGAACACGGCGGTTCGCCCGACAAAGCGGTGTCAAACGCGTTTTTGTATGCGGTGGACAAGTATCTTAAACAAAATTCCAAATACAACAAAAACGAATCGAAAATTAACTTTAACGACGTAAAAGACTGCCTTATTCTGGTTTCAAACTCCCACTCCACCGTGACAAGCTATGCAAACCAAACGAAAAAGGCAATAAACAACGCTTTTATCGCCGAGGCTATGACGGAATTTCTGCGTCACGAACTTGAAGTTTACTTTATAGAAAACAAGGTTGAGGCGGATAAAATCGCCGCGCAAGTGCTCATCAACAAAAGGAGCCGTGAACACGCGGAAAAAGCAAGGGTTAACATTGCGAAAAAATTGAGCGGAAATATAGACGTTACCAACCGTGTGCAAAAGTTTGTGGATTGCCGTACAAAAGATTTGTCGCGCCGTGAGCTTTATATCGTGGAGGGCGACTCGGCGCTCGGCTCGTGCAAGCTGGGCAGAGATTCCGAATTTCAGGCTATTATGCCGGTGCGCGGTAAAATTTTAAACTGTCTTAAAGCTGACCTTGACAAAATATTCAAAAACGATATTATCGTTGACCTTTTGAAAGTTATGGGCTGCGGTGTTGAAATAAGCAGTAAAAATTCAAAAAACGTATCGGAATTTGACATAAATAATTTAAGATGGAACAAAATAATAATCTGCACCGATGCCGACGTTGACGGCTTTCAGATACGAACGCTTATTCTTGCGATGCTAAAACGCTTAACTCCCACTCTCATAACCGAGGGCAAGGTTTACATTGCGGAATCTCCGCTTTTTGAAATTACCGCAAAGAGCGGAACGTATTTTGCATACAGCGAAAAAGAGAAAAACGAAATCATCAAAAAAGCGGGCGAAAAAGCGTCAATTCAGCGTTCGAAAGGTCTTGGCGAAAACGAACCCGAAATGATGTGGCAGACAACTATGAACCCCGAAACAAGACGTCTTATAAAGGTTTTGGATGACGATAAAAACCTCACGGAAGAAGTGTTTGATATGCTTCTCGGCGATGATTTGCAGGGCAGAAAAAACTACATCACGACAAACGGTCACGAATACCTCGATATGCTTGATTTAAGCTGATAAATCTCCGTTCAAATTATCACTTTGAAAGGACTGAAATTTTTGGAAAACAATACCGAACAGAAAATTACGCAAACTTTAAAAGAGAATTATATGCCGTATGCAATGAGCGTTATCATTTCGCGTGCAATACCCGAAATCGATGGTTTTAAGCCGTCGCACCGAAAGCTTTTGTATACAATGTATAAAATGGGACTTATAAACGGCAAGCAGAGAAAGTCGGCGAATATCGTCGGCGAAACGATGAAACTCAATCCGCACGGCGATATGGCTATATACGAAACTATGGTTCGTCTTACGCGCGGAAACGAGGCGCTTTTGCACCCGTTTGTAGACTCGAAAGGAAACTTTGCAAAGCAATATTCGCGCGATATGGCATTTGCCGCGTCGCGTTACACCGAAGTAAAGCTTGAAGA
The window above is part of the Qingrenia yutianensis genome. Proteins encoded here:
- a CDS encoding DNA gyrase/topoisomerase IV subunit B yields the protein MAKSKNNDYTNESISKLKGADRVRLRPAVIFGSDGLDGCEHAVFEILSNSIDEAREGYGNFIEVKKYLDNSIEVTDYGRGIPVDYNPKEGMFNWELVFCELYAGGKYKTNSGENYEYSLGTNGLGACATQYSSEYMDVTVYRDGYKYDLHFEKGVNIGGLKKEEYNYKHTRTQIRWRPDLEVFTDINIPEEYFHDIMKKQAIVNKGLKLVFKCEKEPRKFEETEYIYNNGIVDYVNEIAAGEAFTDVKYLECERRGRDRADRDDYNVKMSFAFCFSNKTNLLEYYHNSSFLEHGGSPDKAVSNAFLYAVDKYLKQNSKYNKNESKINFNDVKDCLILVSNSHSTVTSYANQTKKAINNAFIAEAMTEFLRHELEVYFIENKVEADKIAAQVLINKRSREHAEKARVNIAKKLSGNIDVTNRVQKFVDCRTKDLSRRELYIVEGDSALGSCKLGRDSEFQAIMPVRGKILNCLKADLDKIFKNDIIVDLLKVMGCGVEISSKNSKNVSEFDINNLRWNKIIICTDADVDGFQIRTLILAMLKRLTPTLITEGKVYIAESPLFEITAKSGTYFAYSEKEKNEIIKKAGEKASIQRSKGLGENEPEMMWQTTMNPETRRLIKVLDDDKNLTEEVFDMLLGDDLQGRKNYITTNGHEYLDMLDLS